One window of Larus michahellis chromosome 19, bLarMic1.1, whole genome shotgun sequence genomic DNA carries:
- the LOC141733102 gene encoding myotubularin-related protein 9-like isoform X3 yields the protein MEFSELIKTATVESVLLSCTGLPAVKGTLCITSHHLLLSSCPGGDAQPGTVELWLLIRNVDAVEKRVQNLGWYQPPRTSDCPRDTRLAGSSGTITLRCKDLKVLQLEIPGMEECLNIASSIEALSSVDSVMMMYPFFYRPQNLRLEEGWRLFPLEQYFQQIASQTSQWRLSDVNRDFTTCPTYPPAVIVPAAVGDDALRKAARFRQGGRFPVLSYYHPKNGTAMLRSSQPLTGPNRKRCREDEMLLGAVLDEGERGFIIDTRSAQAAKQARMTGGGTEPKSSYPQWKRLHRPLERGRPLQESFIKLVEACNDASINMDRWLSRLESSRWLSHVKAALSTACLAAQCMDREEASVLVHGAEGTDTTLLVTALAQVILDPSCRTLGGFQGLLEREWIEAGHPFHLRCARSAYSHARLKQEAPLFLLFLDCVWQLSRQFPFSLEFSERLLLTLFDNAYASAYGTFLCNNEKERCLCKVKESTHSLWAWLNQPGEKKKYLNPLYSHNALVIWPSVEPQSIQLWQGLFFRWIRSSQYLDEAWAEIQRLLEGNNPPVKENAGNRLRRSLSDPAAQTENKR from the exons ATGGAGTTCTCCGAGCTGATCAAGACGGCGACGGTGGAGAGCGTGCTGCTGTCCTGCACGGGGCTGCCGGCGGTGAAGGGCACCCTGTGTATCACCAGCCAccacctgctcctctcctcctgccccggggGGGACGCCCAGCCCGGCACCGTGGAGCTCTGGCTGCTCATCCGCAACGTGGACGCCGTGGAGAAGAG AGTGCAGAATTTAGGCTGGTACCAGCCCCCCCGGACTAGTGACTGCCCACGGGACACCAG gctcGCCGGCTCCTCCGGCACCATCACGCTCCGGTGCAAAGAcctgaaggtgctgcagctggagatCCCGGGCATGGAGGAGTGTCTCAACATTGCCAGCTCCATCGAG GCCCTCTCCTCGGTGGACTCCGTGATGATGATGTACCCGTTCTTCTACAGACCCCAGAACCTGAGGCTCGAGGAAGGATGGCGCCTTTTCCCCCTCGAGCAGTACTTCCAGCAGATCGCCTCGCAG ACGAGCCAGTGGCGGCTCAGCGACGTGAACCGGGATTTCACCACCTGCCCCACGTACCCCCCCGCCGTCATCGTGCCGGCAGCGGTGGGTGATGACGCCTTGCGGAAGGCTGCCCGATTCCGGCAGGGCGGGCGGTTCCCCGTCCTCAGCTATTACCACCCCAAGAACGGCACT GCGATGCTCCGCAGCAGCCAGCCGCTGACGGGCCCCAACCGAAAGCGCTGCCGCGAGGATGAGATGCTGCTGGGGGCGGTCCTGGATGAGGGGGAACGGGGGTTTATCATCGACACGCGGTCAGCCCAGGCGGCGAAGCAGGCTCGGATGACGGGGGGGGGCACGGAGCCCAAGTCGTCCTACCCACAGTGGAAGAGGCTGCACCGGCCCTTGGAACG agGCCGCCCGCTGCAGGAGAGCTTCATTAAGCTGGTGGAAGCCTGTAACGACGCCTCGATCAACATGGACCGGTGGCTGAGCCGGCTGGAGAGCAGCCGCTGGCTGAGCCACGTCAAGGCGGCGCTGAGCACGGCCTGTCTGGCCGCACAGTGCATGGACAG GGAGGAGGCCAGCGTGCTGGTGCACGGGGCGGAGGGGACAGACACCACGCTGCTGGTGACGGCGCTGGCCCAGGTGATCCTGGACCCGTCCTGCCGCACACTGGGGGGCTTCCAGGGGCTGCTGGAGCGGGAGTGGATCGAG GCTGGCCATCCCTTCCACCTCCGCTGCGCCCGCTCTGCCTACTCCCACGCGCGGCTGAAGCAGGAGGCACcgcttttcctcctcttcctcgacTGCGTATGGCAGCTGAGCCGCCAGTTCCCCTTCTCCCTGGAGTTCAGCGAGcgcctcctcctcaccctcttcGACAACGCCTACGCCTCCGCCTACGGCACCTTCCTCTGCAACAACGAGAAAGAGAG GTGCCTGTGTAAAGTGAAGGAGAGCACGCACTCCCTCTGGGCCTGGCTGAACCAGCCTGGGGAGAAGAAGAAGTACCTGAACCCTCTCTACTCGCACAACGCCCTGGTCATCTGGCCCTCCGTCGAGCCCCAGAGCATCCAGCTCTGGCAGG GTTTATTCTTCCGATGGATCCGTTCATCCCAGTACCTGGATGAGGCCTGGGCAGAGATCCAGCGCTTACTAGAGGGCAACAATCCTCCCGTCAAGGAGAACGCGGGGAACAGGCTGAGACGGTCCCTCTCCGACCCCGCTGCCCAGACGGAGAACAAAAGATGA
- the LOC141733102 gene encoding myotubularin-related protein 9-like isoform X5, which yields MEFSELIKTATVESVLLSCTGLPAVKGTLCITSHHLLLSSCPGGDAQPGTVELWLLIRNVDAVEKRVQNLGWYQPPRTSDCPRDTRLAGSSGTITLRCKDLKVLQLEIPGMEECLNIASSIETPEPEARGRMAPFPPRAVLPADRLAAVGDDALRKAARFRQGGRFPVLSYYHPKNGTAMLRSSQPLTGPNRKRCREDEMLLGAVLDEGERGFIIDTRSAQAAKQARMTGGGTEPKSSYPQWKRLHRPLERGRPLQESFIKLVEACNDASINMDRWLSRLESSRWLSHVKAALSTACLAAQCMDREEASVLVHGAEGTDTTLLVTALAQVILDPSCRTLGGFQGLLEREWIEAGHPFHLRCARSAYSHARLKQEAPLFLLFLDCVWQLSRQFPFSLEFSERLLLTLFDNAYASAYGTFLCNNEKERCLCKVKESTHSLWAWLNQPGEKKKYLNPLYSHNALVIWPSVEPQSIQLWQGLFFRWIRSSQYLDEAWAEIQRLLEGNNPPVKENAGNRLRRSLSDPAAQTENKR from the exons ATGGAGTTCTCCGAGCTGATCAAGACGGCGACGGTGGAGAGCGTGCTGCTGTCCTGCACGGGGCTGCCGGCGGTGAAGGGCACCCTGTGTATCACCAGCCAccacctgctcctctcctcctgccccggggGGGACGCCCAGCCCGGCACCGTGGAGCTCTGGCTGCTCATCCGCAACGTGGACGCCGTGGAGAAGAG AGTGCAGAATTTAGGCTGGTACCAGCCCCCCCGGACTAGTGACTGCCCACGGGACACCAG gctcGCCGGCTCCTCCGGCACCATCACGCTCCGGTGCAAAGAcctgaaggtgctgcagctggagatCCCGGGCATGGAGGAGTGTCTCAACATTGCCAGCTCCATCGAG ACCCCAGAACCTGAGGCTCGAGGAAGGATGGCGCCTTTTCCCCCTCGAGCAGTACTTCCAGCAGATCGCCTCGCAG CGGTGGGTGATGACGCCTTGCGGAAGGCTGCCCGATTCCGGCAGGGCGGGCGGTTCCCCGTCCTCAGCTATTACCACCCCAAGAACGGCACT GCGATGCTCCGCAGCAGCCAGCCGCTGACGGGCCCCAACCGAAAGCGCTGCCGCGAGGATGAGATGCTGCTGGGGGCGGTCCTGGATGAGGGGGAACGGGGGTTTATCATCGACACGCGGTCAGCCCAGGCGGCGAAGCAGGCTCGGATGACGGGGGGGGGCACGGAGCCCAAGTCGTCCTACCCACAGTGGAAGAGGCTGCACCGGCCCTTGGAACG agGCCGCCCGCTGCAGGAGAGCTTCATTAAGCTGGTGGAAGCCTGTAACGACGCCTCGATCAACATGGACCGGTGGCTGAGCCGGCTGGAGAGCAGCCGCTGGCTGAGCCACGTCAAGGCGGCGCTGAGCACGGCCTGTCTGGCCGCACAGTGCATGGACAG GGAGGAGGCCAGCGTGCTGGTGCACGGGGCGGAGGGGACAGACACCACGCTGCTGGTGACGGCGCTGGCCCAGGTGATCCTGGACCCGTCCTGCCGCACACTGGGGGGCTTCCAGGGGCTGCTGGAGCGGGAGTGGATCGAG GCTGGCCATCCCTTCCACCTCCGCTGCGCCCGCTCTGCCTACTCCCACGCGCGGCTGAAGCAGGAGGCACcgcttttcctcctcttcctcgacTGCGTATGGCAGCTGAGCCGCCAGTTCCCCTTCTCCCTGGAGTTCAGCGAGcgcctcctcctcaccctcttcGACAACGCCTACGCCTCCGCCTACGGCACCTTCCTCTGCAACAACGAGAAAGAGAG GTGCCTGTGTAAAGTGAAGGAGAGCACGCACTCCCTCTGGGCCTGGCTGAACCAGCCTGGGGAGAAGAAGAAGTACCTGAACCCTCTCTACTCGCACAACGCCCTGGTCATCTGGCCCTCCGTCGAGCCCCAGAGCATCCAGCTCTGGCAGG GTTTATTCTTCCGATGGATCCGTTCATCCCAGTACCTGGATGAGGCCTGGGCAGAGATCCAGCGCTTACTAGAGGGCAACAATCCTCCCGTCAAGGAGAACGCGGGGAACAGGCTGAGACGGTCCCTCTCCGACCCCGCTGCCCAGACGGAGAACAAAAGATGA
- the LOC141733102 gene encoding myotubularin-related protein 9-like isoform X6 — MEECLNIASSIEALSSVDSVMMMYPFFYRPQNLRLEEGWRLFPLEQYFQQIASQVSLEGRDPAGLGGEVTPPTRTGLPPTPHLPQTSQWRLSDVNRDFTTCPTYPPAVIVPAAVGDDALRKAARFRQGGRFPVLSYYHPKNGTAMLRSSQPLTGPNRKRCREDEMLLGAVLDEGERGFIIDTRSAQAAKQARMTGGGTEPKSSYPQWKRLHRPLERGRPLQESFIKLVEACNDASINMDRWLSRLESSRWLSHVKAALSTACLAAQCMDREEASVLVHGAEGTDTTLLVTALAQVILDPSCRTLGGFQGLLEREWIEAGHPFHLRCARSAYSHARLKQEAPLFLLFLDCVWQLSRQFPFSLEFSERLLLTLFDNAYASAYGTFLCNNEKERCLCKVKESTHSLWAWLNQPGEKKKYLNPLYSHNALVIWPSVEPQSIQLWQGLFFRWIRSSQYLDEAWAEIQRLLEGNNPPVKENAGNRLRRSLSDPAAQTENKR, encoded by the exons ATGGAGGAGTGTCTCAACATTGCCAGCTCCATCGAG GCCCTCTCCTCGGTGGACTCCGTGATGATGATGTACCCGTTCTTCTACAGACCCCAGAACCTGAGGCTCGAGGAAGGATGGCGCCTTTTCCCCCTCGAGCAGTACTTCCAGCAGATCGCCTCGCAGGTGAGCCTGGAAGGGAGAGACCcggctgggctgggaggagaagtGACCCCCCCCACCCGCACCGGGCTGCCCCCGACCCCGCATCTCCCCCAGACGAGCCAGTGGCGGCTCAGCGACGTGAACCGGGATTTCACCACCTGCCCCACGTACCCCCCCGCCGTCATCGTGCCGGCAGCGGTGGGTGATGACGCCTTGCGGAAGGCTGCCCGATTCCGGCAGGGCGGGCGGTTCCCCGTCCTCAGCTATTACCACCCCAAGAACGGCACT GCGATGCTCCGCAGCAGCCAGCCGCTGACGGGCCCCAACCGAAAGCGCTGCCGCGAGGATGAGATGCTGCTGGGGGCGGTCCTGGATGAGGGGGAACGGGGGTTTATCATCGACACGCGGTCAGCCCAGGCGGCGAAGCAGGCTCGGATGACGGGGGGGGGCACGGAGCCCAAGTCGTCCTACCCACAGTGGAAGAGGCTGCACCGGCCCTTGGAACG agGCCGCCCGCTGCAGGAGAGCTTCATTAAGCTGGTGGAAGCCTGTAACGACGCCTCGATCAACATGGACCGGTGGCTGAGCCGGCTGGAGAGCAGCCGCTGGCTGAGCCACGTCAAGGCGGCGCTGAGCACGGCCTGTCTGGCCGCACAGTGCATGGACAG GGAGGAGGCCAGCGTGCTGGTGCACGGGGCGGAGGGGACAGACACCACGCTGCTGGTGACGGCGCTGGCCCAGGTGATCCTGGACCCGTCCTGCCGCACACTGGGGGGCTTCCAGGGGCTGCTGGAGCGGGAGTGGATCGAG GCTGGCCATCCCTTCCACCTCCGCTGCGCCCGCTCTGCCTACTCCCACGCGCGGCTGAAGCAGGAGGCACcgcttttcctcctcttcctcgacTGCGTATGGCAGCTGAGCCGCCAGTTCCCCTTCTCCCTGGAGTTCAGCGAGcgcctcctcctcaccctcttcGACAACGCCTACGCCTCCGCCTACGGCACCTTCCTCTGCAACAACGAGAAAGAGAG GTGCCTGTGTAAAGTGAAGGAGAGCACGCACTCCCTCTGGGCCTGGCTGAACCAGCCTGGGGAGAAGAAGAAGTACCTGAACCCTCTCTACTCGCACAACGCCCTGGTCATCTGGCCCTCCGTCGAGCCCCAGAGCATCCAGCTCTGGCAGG GTTTATTCTTCCGATGGATCCGTTCATCCCAGTACCTGGATGAGGCCTGGGCAGAGATCCAGCGCTTACTAGAGGGCAACAATCCTCCCGTCAAGGAGAACGCGGGGAACAGGCTGAGACGGTCCCTCTCCGACCCCGCTGCCCAGACGGAGAACAAAAGATGA
- the LOC141733102 gene encoding myotubularin-related protein 9-like isoform X2, which yields MEFSELIKTATVESVLLSCTGLPAVKGTLCITSHHLLLSSCPGGDAQPGTVELWLLIRNVDAVEKRLAGSSGTITLRCKDLKVLQLEIPGMEECLNIASSIEALSSVDSVMMMYPFFYRPQNLRLEEGWRLFPLEQYFQQIASQVSLEGRDPAGLGGEVTPPTRTGLPPTPHLPQTSQWRLSDVNRDFTTCPTYPPAVIVPAAVGDDALRKAARFRQGGRFPVLSYYHPKNGTAMLRSSQPLTGPNRKRCREDEMLLGAVLDEGERGFIIDTRSAQAAKQARMTGGGTEPKSSYPQWKRLHRPLERGRPLQESFIKLVEACNDASINMDRWLSRLESSRWLSHVKAALSTACLAAQCMDREEASVLVHGAEGTDTTLLVTALAQVILDPSCRTLGGFQGLLEREWIEAGHPFHLRCARSAYSHARLKQEAPLFLLFLDCVWQLSRQFPFSLEFSERLLLTLFDNAYASAYGTFLCNNEKERCLCKVKESTHSLWAWLNQPGEKKKYLNPLYSHNALVIWPSVEPQSIQLWQGLFFRWIRSSQYLDEAWAEIQRLLEGNNPPVKENAGNRLRRSLSDPAAQTENKR from the exons ATGGAGTTCTCCGAGCTGATCAAGACGGCGACGGTGGAGAGCGTGCTGCTGTCCTGCACGGGGCTGCCGGCGGTGAAGGGCACCCTGTGTATCACCAGCCAccacctgctcctctcctcctgccccggggGGGACGCCCAGCCCGGCACCGTGGAGCTCTGGCTGCTCATCCGCAACGTGGACGCCGTGGAGAAGAG gctcGCCGGCTCCTCCGGCACCATCACGCTCCGGTGCAAAGAcctgaaggtgctgcagctggagatCCCGGGCATGGAGGAGTGTCTCAACATTGCCAGCTCCATCGAG GCCCTCTCCTCGGTGGACTCCGTGATGATGATGTACCCGTTCTTCTACAGACCCCAGAACCTGAGGCTCGAGGAAGGATGGCGCCTTTTCCCCCTCGAGCAGTACTTCCAGCAGATCGCCTCGCAGGTGAGCCTGGAAGGGAGAGACCcggctgggctgggaggagaagtGACCCCCCCCACCCGCACCGGGCTGCCCCCGACCCCGCATCTCCCCCAGACGAGCCAGTGGCGGCTCAGCGACGTGAACCGGGATTTCACCACCTGCCCCACGTACCCCCCCGCCGTCATCGTGCCGGCAGCGGTGGGTGATGACGCCTTGCGGAAGGCTGCCCGATTCCGGCAGGGCGGGCGGTTCCCCGTCCTCAGCTATTACCACCCCAAGAACGGCACT GCGATGCTCCGCAGCAGCCAGCCGCTGACGGGCCCCAACCGAAAGCGCTGCCGCGAGGATGAGATGCTGCTGGGGGCGGTCCTGGATGAGGGGGAACGGGGGTTTATCATCGACACGCGGTCAGCCCAGGCGGCGAAGCAGGCTCGGATGACGGGGGGGGGCACGGAGCCCAAGTCGTCCTACCCACAGTGGAAGAGGCTGCACCGGCCCTTGGAACG agGCCGCCCGCTGCAGGAGAGCTTCATTAAGCTGGTGGAAGCCTGTAACGACGCCTCGATCAACATGGACCGGTGGCTGAGCCGGCTGGAGAGCAGCCGCTGGCTGAGCCACGTCAAGGCGGCGCTGAGCACGGCCTGTCTGGCCGCACAGTGCATGGACAG GGAGGAGGCCAGCGTGCTGGTGCACGGGGCGGAGGGGACAGACACCACGCTGCTGGTGACGGCGCTGGCCCAGGTGATCCTGGACCCGTCCTGCCGCACACTGGGGGGCTTCCAGGGGCTGCTGGAGCGGGAGTGGATCGAG GCTGGCCATCCCTTCCACCTCCGCTGCGCCCGCTCTGCCTACTCCCACGCGCGGCTGAAGCAGGAGGCACcgcttttcctcctcttcctcgacTGCGTATGGCAGCTGAGCCGCCAGTTCCCCTTCTCCCTGGAGTTCAGCGAGcgcctcctcctcaccctcttcGACAACGCCTACGCCTCCGCCTACGGCACCTTCCTCTGCAACAACGAGAAAGAGAG GTGCCTGTGTAAAGTGAAGGAGAGCACGCACTCCCTCTGGGCCTGGCTGAACCAGCCTGGGGAGAAGAAGAAGTACCTGAACCCTCTCTACTCGCACAACGCCCTGGTCATCTGGCCCTCCGTCGAGCCCCAGAGCATCCAGCTCTGGCAGG GTTTATTCTTCCGATGGATCCGTTCATCCCAGTACCTGGATGAGGCCTGGGCAGAGATCCAGCGCTTACTAGAGGGCAACAATCCTCCCGTCAAGGAGAACGCGGGGAACAGGCTGAGACGGTCCCTCTCCGACCCCGCTGCCCAGACGGAGAACAAAAGATGA
- the LOC141733102 gene encoding myotubularin-related protein 9-like isoform X4, with the protein MEFSELIKTATVESVLLSCTGLPAVKGTLCITSHHLLLSSCPGGDAQPGTVELWLLIRNVDAVEKRLAGSSGTITLRCKDLKVLQLEIPGMEECLNIASSIEALSSVDSVMMMYPFFYRPQNLRLEEGWRLFPLEQYFQQIASQTSQWRLSDVNRDFTTCPTYPPAVIVPAAVGDDALRKAARFRQGGRFPVLSYYHPKNGTAMLRSSQPLTGPNRKRCREDEMLLGAVLDEGERGFIIDTRSAQAAKQARMTGGGTEPKSSYPQWKRLHRPLERGRPLQESFIKLVEACNDASINMDRWLSRLESSRWLSHVKAALSTACLAAQCMDREEASVLVHGAEGTDTTLLVTALAQVILDPSCRTLGGFQGLLEREWIEAGHPFHLRCARSAYSHARLKQEAPLFLLFLDCVWQLSRQFPFSLEFSERLLLTLFDNAYASAYGTFLCNNEKERCLCKVKESTHSLWAWLNQPGEKKKYLNPLYSHNALVIWPSVEPQSIQLWQGLFFRWIRSSQYLDEAWAEIQRLLEGNNPPVKENAGNRLRRSLSDPAAQTENKR; encoded by the exons ATGGAGTTCTCCGAGCTGATCAAGACGGCGACGGTGGAGAGCGTGCTGCTGTCCTGCACGGGGCTGCCGGCGGTGAAGGGCACCCTGTGTATCACCAGCCAccacctgctcctctcctcctgccccggggGGGACGCCCAGCCCGGCACCGTGGAGCTCTGGCTGCTCATCCGCAACGTGGACGCCGTGGAGAAGAG gctcGCCGGCTCCTCCGGCACCATCACGCTCCGGTGCAAAGAcctgaaggtgctgcagctggagatCCCGGGCATGGAGGAGTGTCTCAACATTGCCAGCTCCATCGAG GCCCTCTCCTCGGTGGACTCCGTGATGATGATGTACCCGTTCTTCTACAGACCCCAGAACCTGAGGCTCGAGGAAGGATGGCGCCTTTTCCCCCTCGAGCAGTACTTCCAGCAGATCGCCTCGCAG ACGAGCCAGTGGCGGCTCAGCGACGTGAACCGGGATTTCACCACCTGCCCCACGTACCCCCCCGCCGTCATCGTGCCGGCAGCGGTGGGTGATGACGCCTTGCGGAAGGCTGCCCGATTCCGGCAGGGCGGGCGGTTCCCCGTCCTCAGCTATTACCACCCCAAGAACGGCACT GCGATGCTCCGCAGCAGCCAGCCGCTGACGGGCCCCAACCGAAAGCGCTGCCGCGAGGATGAGATGCTGCTGGGGGCGGTCCTGGATGAGGGGGAACGGGGGTTTATCATCGACACGCGGTCAGCCCAGGCGGCGAAGCAGGCTCGGATGACGGGGGGGGGCACGGAGCCCAAGTCGTCCTACCCACAGTGGAAGAGGCTGCACCGGCCCTTGGAACG agGCCGCCCGCTGCAGGAGAGCTTCATTAAGCTGGTGGAAGCCTGTAACGACGCCTCGATCAACATGGACCGGTGGCTGAGCCGGCTGGAGAGCAGCCGCTGGCTGAGCCACGTCAAGGCGGCGCTGAGCACGGCCTGTCTGGCCGCACAGTGCATGGACAG GGAGGAGGCCAGCGTGCTGGTGCACGGGGCGGAGGGGACAGACACCACGCTGCTGGTGACGGCGCTGGCCCAGGTGATCCTGGACCCGTCCTGCCGCACACTGGGGGGCTTCCAGGGGCTGCTGGAGCGGGAGTGGATCGAG GCTGGCCATCCCTTCCACCTCCGCTGCGCCCGCTCTGCCTACTCCCACGCGCGGCTGAAGCAGGAGGCACcgcttttcctcctcttcctcgacTGCGTATGGCAGCTGAGCCGCCAGTTCCCCTTCTCCCTGGAGTTCAGCGAGcgcctcctcctcaccctcttcGACAACGCCTACGCCTCCGCCTACGGCACCTTCCTCTGCAACAACGAGAAAGAGAG GTGCCTGTGTAAAGTGAAGGAGAGCACGCACTCCCTCTGGGCCTGGCTGAACCAGCCTGGGGAGAAGAAGAAGTACCTGAACCCTCTCTACTCGCACAACGCCCTGGTCATCTGGCCCTCCGTCGAGCCCCAGAGCATCCAGCTCTGGCAGG GTTTATTCTTCCGATGGATCCGTTCATCCCAGTACCTGGATGAGGCCTGGGCAGAGATCCAGCGCTTACTAGAGGGCAACAATCCTCCCGTCAAGGAGAACGCGGGGAACAGGCTGAGACGGTCCCTCTCCGACCCCGCTGCCCAGACGGAGAACAAAAGATGA
- the LOC141733102 gene encoding myotubularin-related protein 9-like isoform X1, producing MEFSELIKTATVESVLLSCTGLPAVKGTLCITSHHLLLSSCPGGDAQPGTVELWLLIRNVDAVEKRVQNLGWYQPPRTSDCPRDTRLAGSSGTITLRCKDLKVLQLEIPGMEECLNIASSIEALSSVDSVMMMYPFFYRPQNLRLEEGWRLFPLEQYFQQIASQVSLEGRDPAGLGGEVTPPTRTGLPPTPHLPQTSQWRLSDVNRDFTTCPTYPPAVIVPAAVGDDALRKAARFRQGGRFPVLSYYHPKNGTAMLRSSQPLTGPNRKRCREDEMLLGAVLDEGERGFIIDTRSAQAAKQARMTGGGTEPKSSYPQWKRLHRPLERGRPLQESFIKLVEACNDASINMDRWLSRLESSRWLSHVKAALSTACLAAQCMDREEASVLVHGAEGTDTTLLVTALAQVILDPSCRTLGGFQGLLEREWIEAGHPFHLRCARSAYSHARLKQEAPLFLLFLDCVWQLSRQFPFSLEFSERLLLTLFDNAYASAYGTFLCNNEKERCLCKVKESTHSLWAWLNQPGEKKKYLNPLYSHNALVIWPSVEPQSIQLWQGLFFRWIRSSQYLDEAWAEIQRLLEGNNPPVKENAGNRLRRSLSDPAAQTENKR from the exons ATGGAGTTCTCCGAGCTGATCAAGACGGCGACGGTGGAGAGCGTGCTGCTGTCCTGCACGGGGCTGCCGGCGGTGAAGGGCACCCTGTGTATCACCAGCCAccacctgctcctctcctcctgccccggggGGGACGCCCAGCCCGGCACCGTGGAGCTCTGGCTGCTCATCCGCAACGTGGACGCCGTGGAGAAGAG AGTGCAGAATTTAGGCTGGTACCAGCCCCCCCGGACTAGTGACTGCCCACGGGACACCAG gctcGCCGGCTCCTCCGGCACCATCACGCTCCGGTGCAAAGAcctgaaggtgctgcagctggagatCCCGGGCATGGAGGAGTGTCTCAACATTGCCAGCTCCATCGAG GCCCTCTCCTCGGTGGACTCCGTGATGATGATGTACCCGTTCTTCTACAGACCCCAGAACCTGAGGCTCGAGGAAGGATGGCGCCTTTTCCCCCTCGAGCAGTACTTCCAGCAGATCGCCTCGCAGGTGAGCCTGGAAGGGAGAGACCcggctgggctgggaggagaagtGACCCCCCCCACCCGCACCGGGCTGCCCCCGACCCCGCATCTCCCCCAGACGAGCCAGTGGCGGCTCAGCGACGTGAACCGGGATTTCACCACCTGCCCCACGTACCCCCCCGCCGTCATCGTGCCGGCAGCGGTGGGTGATGACGCCTTGCGGAAGGCTGCCCGATTCCGGCAGGGCGGGCGGTTCCCCGTCCTCAGCTATTACCACCCCAAGAACGGCACT GCGATGCTCCGCAGCAGCCAGCCGCTGACGGGCCCCAACCGAAAGCGCTGCCGCGAGGATGAGATGCTGCTGGGGGCGGTCCTGGATGAGGGGGAACGGGGGTTTATCATCGACACGCGGTCAGCCCAGGCGGCGAAGCAGGCTCGGATGACGGGGGGGGGCACGGAGCCCAAGTCGTCCTACCCACAGTGGAAGAGGCTGCACCGGCCCTTGGAACG agGCCGCCCGCTGCAGGAGAGCTTCATTAAGCTGGTGGAAGCCTGTAACGACGCCTCGATCAACATGGACCGGTGGCTGAGCCGGCTGGAGAGCAGCCGCTGGCTGAGCCACGTCAAGGCGGCGCTGAGCACGGCCTGTCTGGCCGCACAGTGCATGGACAG GGAGGAGGCCAGCGTGCTGGTGCACGGGGCGGAGGGGACAGACACCACGCTGCTGGTGACGGCGCTGGCCCAGGTGATCCTGGACCCGTCCTGCCGCACACTGGGGGGCTTCCAGGGGCTGCTGGAGCGGGAGTGGATCGAG GCTGGCCATCCCTTCCACCTCCGCTGCGCCCGCTCTGCCTACTCCCACGCGCGGCTGAAGCAGGAGGCACcgcttttcctcctcttcctcgacTGCGTATGGCAGCTGAGCCGCCAGTTCCCCTTCTCCCTGGAGTTCAGCGAGcgcctcctcctcaccctcttcGACAACGCCTACGCCTCCGCCTACGGCACCTTCCTCTGCAACAACGAGAAAGAGAG GTGCCTGTGTAAAGTGAAGGAGAGCACGCACTCCCTCTGGGCCTGGCTGAACCAGCCTGGGGAGAAGAAGAAGTACCTGAACCCTCTCTACTCGCACAACGCCCTGGTCATCTGGCCCTCCGTCGAGCCCCAGAGCATCCAGCTCTGGCAGG GTTTATTCTTCCGATGGATCCGTTCATCCCAGTACCTGGATGAGGCCTGGGCAGAGATCCAGCGCTTACTAGAGGGCAACAATCCTCCCGTCAAGGAGAACGCGGGGAACAGGCTGAGACGGTCCCTCTCCGACCCCGCTGCCCAGACGGAGAACAAAAGATGA